One Nitrospirota bacterium genomic window carries:
- a CDS encoding restriction endonuclease — MKLKLTIDILIKEAKAFCEVESTFGNRDLFGITDGKAVGTFIEHKFHNYLLLKYKYPVGSSANGIDMPSEDINTDIKVTSFKQPQSSCPFKNARQKIYGLGYNLLIFVYEKNDDPKKKVARLNFVSCSFIHKNRTADYQLTRTIRQMLENDANAEDITAYLTDRNLPADEITMNKLAQEILANPPEQGYLTISNALQWRLQYGRVVDLNENVQGIVKIVSKAGS; from the coding sequence ATGAAACTTAAACTGACGATTGATATTTTGATTAAAGAAGCAAAAGCGTTTTGCGAGGTTGAATCAACATTTGGTAACCGCGATTTATTCGGGATAACTGACGGCAAGGCTGTAGGCACTTTTATAGAGCACAAGTTTCACAATTATCTTTTATTGAAATATAAATATCCGGTTGGTTCTTCCGCAAACGGCATTGACATGCCTTCTGAAGATATAAATACAGACATTAAAGTCACCTCTTTTAAACAGCCTCAATCATCATGCCCCTTCAAAAATGCAAGGCAAAAGATATATGGACTCGGCTACAATCTACTAATATTTGTTTATGAGAAGAATGATGACCCGAAAAAGAAAGTAGCAAGATTAAACTTTGTAAGCTGCTCGTTTATCCATAAAAACCGCACTGCTGATTATCAACTAACACGCACTATCCGCCAAATGCTTGAGAATGATGCTAATGCAGAAGATATAACTGCGTATCTGACAGACCGTAATTTGCCGGCTGATGAAATTACCATGAATAAATTGGCACAGGAAATATTAGCTAACCCGCCTGAGCAAGGGTACTTGACTATATCAAACGCGCTACAGTGGCGGTTACAGTACGGAAGGGTCGTAGATTTAAATGAGAATGTTCAGGGGATAGTTAAAATAGTCAGCAAAGCAGGGAGTTGA
- a CDS encoding N-6 DNA methylase yields the protein MQSAIRHLHPETVQYLKARLGDISDFNIANKLLVDISGIDMFFRNQVDFLTTMELLKPCFAVSEETDRREYGDFQTPLELADSICSHLAMENISPDVIIEPTFGKGSFLLSAVKFFGEVKEIYGVEIHEPYYWQTKFSILEYFINNRKQNKPKIFLYHNNVFQFDFGTLEKSIGRHNVLILGNPPWVTNSELGSLDAHNLPGKSNFKALNGLDAITGKGNFDICEYIILMMIKLFSKYNGHMAMLTKNAVIKNLIYDLPKMHYNIHNSSALRINAKEHFDAAVEASLFKCSFGRDDNQSAFLCKVSMLASPNVVENTFGWVRDKFVSDMNSYGAYKKYDGVSRYIWRQGIKHDCSKIMELDALQNNKYRNGLGQEADIEDELIYGLIKSSDLNSPVITQLRKYVIVTQRMIGESTAAIEYKSPKLYQYLLQNKHLFDQRKSSIYKNKPLFSIFGVGEYSFKPYKVAISGLYKRSSFSLILPVNGKPLMLDDTCYHLGFDNITEAVFVWAVLNSAHVQELLASITFLDAKRPYTKDVLMRLDINQVACDMTYEEIAARIESLDKTMLVNVNEDKWITFREQFADVKDKEGNQPSLFACQVLIPLPLAGEG from the coding sequence ATGCAGTCGGCGATAAGACATCTACATCCTGAAACGGTCCAATACCTTAAAGCAAGGTTGGGCGATATATCGGATTTTAATATTGCTAATAAATTATTAGTCGATATTTCAGGCATTGATATGTTTTTCAGAAATCAAGTGGACTTTCTTACAACGATGGAACTCCTTAAGCCGTGCTTTGCAGTTTCTGAGGAGACTGATAGACGTGAATATGGAGATTTTCAGACACCGCTTGAATTGGCAGACTCAATATGTTCGCATCTGGCTATGGAAAATATATCGCCGGATGTAATAATTGAACCCACTTTCGGCAAAGGCTCGTTCCTGCTTTCAGCCGTCAAGTTTTTTGGCGAAGTAAAAGAAATCTACGGGGTCGAAATCCACGAGCCATACTATTGGCAGACTAAATTCAGCATCCTTGAATATTTTATAAACAACCGGAAACAGAACAAGCCAAAGATATTTCTCTACCACAATAATGTTTTTCAATTTGATTTTGGCACGCTTGAAAAATCCATCGGCAGGCATAATGTTTTGATATTAGGCAATCCGCCGTGGGTGACTAATTCCGAATTGGGAAGCCTGGATGCGCACAATCTTCCCGGCAAAAGCAATTTCAAAGCGCTCAATGGACTTGACGCTATCACCGGCAAGGGGAATTTCGATATCTGTGAATACATCATCCTGATGATGATCAAGTTGTTTTCAAAGTATAACGGACATATGGCGATGCTGACAAAGAATGCTGTGATTAAAAACCTGATCTACGATTTGCCGAAGATGCACTACAACATTCACAATTCATCTGCCCTGAGAATTAATGCCAAAGAACACTTTGACGCAGCTGTAGAGGCCTCGTTATTCAAATGCAGCTTTGGCAGGGATGATAACCAATCCGCTTTTTTGTGCAAGGTCTCAATGCTTGCCTCTCCAAATGTTGTTGAAAATACATTCGGGTGGGTCAGGGACAAATTCGTTTCCGATATGAATTCTTACGGAGCGTATAAAAAATATGACGGCGTTTCTCGATACATATGGAGGCAGGGGATAAAACACGACTGCTCAAAGATCATGGAGCTTGACGCGCTGCAAAATAATAAATATCGCAACGGCTTAGGACAGGAAGCGGATATCGAAGATGAACTGATATACGGATTGATTAAAAGCTCGGATTTGAATTCCCCGGTAATAACGCAGCTCAGGAAATATGTAATCGTAACGCAGCGAATGATCGGCGAAAGCACAGCGGCTATAGAATATAAGTCCCCGAAGCTTTATCAATACTTGCTACAGAACAAACATTTATTTGACCAGAGGAAATCAAGCATTTATAAAAACAAGCCGCTGTTTTCAATATTTGGAGTGGGAGAGTATTCTTTTAAACCATATAAAGTTGCGATCTCCGGTCTTTATAAACGCTCATCATTTTCGCTGATATTGCCTGTGAACGGCAAGCCTCTTATGCTGGATGATACATGCTATCATCTGGGCTTTGACAACATCACAGAAGCTGTTTTTGTTTGGGCTGTTTTGAACAGCGCACATGTTCAGGAACTGCTTGCTTCAATAACTTTCCTGGATGCCAAACGACCGTATACAAAAGATGTCTTAATGAGACTCGATATCAATCAGGTTGCTTGTGACATGACTTATGAAGAAATCGCTGCGCGGATTGAGTCATTAGACAAGACAATGTTAGTTAATGTTAATGAAGACAAATGGATTACCTTTCGTGAACAGTTTGCTGATGTAAAAGACAAAGAAGGAAATCAGCCGTCTTTGTTTGCATGTCAGGTTTTAATTCCCTTGCCCCTTGCGGGAGAGGGTTAG
- a CDS encoding STAS-like domain-containing protein — translation MQTYNIYKLLKEELKNGSSDLVTRTSGQAIRRRIERDIENEKDGEVIALDFSKIGIIDYSCADEIIAKLITRLLGNEYGDKYVLLTGLSDNQKENIEVALERKDLAVAAEMRDGERVLLGNLHNYLQDTLDAIRKKGKLTAKELSEMKNIEANTSGTRLLNLHKKRLVRKVDEIKNGARVWVYERL, via the coding sequence TCCGACCTTGTCACGAGGACATCGGGGCAGGCCATACGCCGGAGGATCGAGCGGGACATCGAAAATGAAAAAGACGGCGAGGTCATCGCCCTCGATTTCTCGAAGATCGGGATAATTGATTACTCCTGCGCGGATGAAATAATCGCAAAGCTCATCACACGTTTGCTCGGTAACGAATACGGCGATAAATATGTCCTCCTCACCGGTCTCAGCGACAACCAGAAGGAGAATATTGAAGTCGCCCTTGAGAGGAAGGACCTGGCTGTGGCGGCTGAAATGAGAGACGGGGAAAGGGTCCTGCTTGGAAACCTCCACAATTACCTCCAGGACACACTCGACGCGATCCGAAAAAAGGGGAAGCTGACCGCAAAGGAACTCTCCGAAATGAAAAATATCGAGGCCAACACAAGCGGCACTCGCCTGCTGAACCTCCACAAGAAAAGACTGGTCAGAAAGGTCGACGAGATCAAAAACGGCGCAAGGGTGTGGGTGTATGAGAGGCTGTGA